In Paenibacillus sp. 1781tsa1, one DNA window encodes the following:
- a CDS encoding PAS domain S-box protein yields MQVQKVDHHELFEQIYNQAPIGIALVAPTGQWMKVNPAFCCLLGYTSDELMDLTYQDITHPDDSPQDMICSYELFEGKIKENQYEKRYINKNGDILWTSLHLTLVRSEITDEPIYFICHIIDITDRKMSEQKLLYSEEMFKLITDHAQEIIYIADQEGVCRFCSPSVQGLLGYSPEQVIGQNNDAYFHPQDLERISQMDLTKGNLLNTRVRHKDGHYLWFETTYKVFGDAEHGMQILSIGRDVSERKKHKDISAEAERIALIGSWEWDMVNDQIALSDQIFEILEFERTRKSYRASDIANVINPADKASLYEQMEWVKQGKALDFEYKHISTNGSEKYLHLRGLVTLDENGQPVQLNGTLQDITERKRIEFKLQESVERYTSLKKYNHDAIISFNMDGNIMNANPVAVKMTGCPVAEMIGTSISRFIGASNLGLILGSNYEMAEKEINAVRHMEGFETEVLATLAPIIVNKSNVGFYLIAKDITEQKKLLVAKETAERMNKAKSEFLAMMSHEIRTPMNGVIGMTDLLLDTPGLSGEQKEYIEIIQKSGDSLLAIINDILDFSKIESGKTDLVEDPFDSVEIVTETVQIVKPLAREKKLDVRMCVEDAIPTPVYGDAYRLKQVLTNIIGNAVKFTSEGSVEVKVGVKEQRGNTVQLYFQVKDSGIGIPAERKQQLFEPFYQLENFMTRKPQGTGLGLAISKKLVELMQGEIWIEESDEPGTIFIFTAQFKLNNGEESNRLDQQQKKSRTSALRILIAEDNEVNQLVLSRIVEKKGHFVDHVADGVEAVEAVKHNSYDIVFMDVHMPRLNGFEATKLIKNSLPPENCPYIIAVTANAVRGDMENCLKAGMDAYVSKPIKIESIMQVLETYYTKNNL; encoded by the coding sequence ATGCAGGTTCAAAAGGTCGATCATCATGAATTGTTCGAGCAGATCTATAACCAAGCACCTATTGGAATTGCACTCGTTGCTCCAACAGGACAATGGATGAAAGTGAACCCTGCTTTTTGCTGTTTGCTAGGTTATACAAGTGATGAATTAATGGATCTCACGTACCAGGATATTACACATCCGGATGATTCACCGCAAGATATGATCTGTAGTTACGAGTTATTTGAAGGTAAAATAAAAGAAAATCAATACGAAAAGCGATACATCAATAAAAATGGTGACATCTTATGGACGTCATTGCATCTTACATTAGTCCGTAGCGAAATTACGGATGAACCTATTTATTTTATTTGCCATATTATTGATATTACTGACCGCAAAATGTCTGAACAAAAGCTTCTGTATAGTGAAGAGATGTTCAAACTTATTACAGATCATGCTCAGGAGATCATCTATATTGCCGATCAGGAGGGTGTTTGTCGATTCTGCTCCCCCTCCGTTCAAGGTTTACTGGGTTATTCGCCAGAACAAGTAATTGGTCAAAATAATGATGCATATTTTCATCCACAAGATCTGGAACGGATTTCACAGATGGACTTGACCAAGGGTAATCTGTTGAATACTAGGGTCCGTCATAAAGATGGGCATTATCTGTGGTTTGAAACCACATACAAAGTCTTTGGTGATGCTGAGCATGGAATGCAGATTCTTTCAATTGGACGAGATGTATCCGAACGGAAAAAACATAAAGACATCAGTGCAGAGGCTGAACGCATCGCCTTAATTGGCAGTTGGGAATGGGATATGGTCAATGACCAGATCGCTCTTTCAGATCAGATTTTTGAGATTCTTGAATTCGAACGTACACGAAAATCATATCGTGCAAGTGATATAGCTAATGTGATTAATCCCGCGGATAAAGCCTCCTTATACGAACAGATGGAATGGGTAAAACAAGGGAAAGCGCTAGATTTCGAGTACAAGCACATTAGCACGAATGGAAGTGAGAAGTATCTTCACTTACGCGGGTTAGTTACGCTCGATGAGAATGGTCAGCCAGTCCAGCTAAACGGAACACTACAGGATATTACTGAACGCAAACGTATCGAATTTAAATTGCAGGAATCTGTGGAGCGATACACTTCGCTTAAGAAATACAATCATGACGCCATTATCTCGTTTAACATGGATGGTAATATTATGAATGCGAATCCAGTAGCGGTGAAAATGACGGGCTGTCCCGTGGCTGAAATGATCGGCACAAGCATAAGCAGATTTATTGGAGCCAGTAATCTGGGTCTGATTCTGGGGAGTAATTATGAGATGGCTGAGAAGGAGATCAACGCTGTTCGGCACATGGAAGGCTTTGAGACAGAGGTCTTGGCTACACTTGCTCCAATCATTGTTAATAAATCCAATGTCGGGTTTTACCTGATTGCGAAGGACATTACAGAGCAGAAAAAACTGCTTGTAGCCAAAGAGACAGCGGAGAGAATGAATAAGGCCAAAAGTGAATTTTTGGCGATGATGAGTCATGAAATCCGTACACCTATGAACGGTGTAATTGGTATGACGGATTTGCTCTTGGATACTCCTGGACTTAGCGGGGAACAAAAGGAATATATTGAAATCATTCAGAAGAGTGGAGATTCCTTGCTGGCCATCATTAATGATATTCTTGATTTTTCCAAAATAGAGTCAGGCAAAACCGATCTGGTCGAAGATCCTTTTGATTCCGTAGAAATCGTGACCGAGACGGTGCAAATCGTTAAACCACTGGCTCGTGAAAAGAAGCTGGATGTTCGTATGTGCGTAGAAGATGCTATTCCAACTCCGGTGTATGGTGATGCTTATCGTCTTAAGCAGGTACTTACCAATATCATTGGCAACGCGGTTAAATTCACTTCAGAAGGCAGCGTAGAAGTTAAAGTGGGAGTTAAGGAGCAGCGGGGCAATACCGTGCAGCTTTATTTTCAGGTAAAGGATTCGGGCATTGGCATTCCGGCTGAGAGGAAACAACAATTATTTGAACCTTTCTACCAATTGGAGAATTTTATGACCCGCAAACCTCAAGGTACGGGTCTTGGCCTTGCCATTAGCAAGAAATTGGTGGAGCTTATGCAGGGCGAGATCTGGATCGAGGAATCGGATGAACCGGGTACAATATTTATATTTACTGCCCAATTTAAATTAAATAATGGTGAAGAAAGCAACAGGTTGGATCAACAGCAGAAGAAGAGCAGAACATCAGCCTTGAGGATTTTAATTGCAGAAGACAATGAGGTGAATCAGCTCGTTCTTAGCAGAATTGTTGAGAAAAAAGGGCACTTCGTGGATCATGTGGCGGATGGTGTTGAGGCAGTCGAGGCGGTCAAACACAATTCATATGATATTGTCTTCATGGATGTGCATATGCCAAGGCTTAATGGATTCGAAGCGACAAAATTGATTAAAAATTCTTTGCCCCCCGAGAATTGTCCATACATTATTGCGGTAACTGCAAATGCCGTAAGAGGAGACATGGAGAACTGTTTGAAGGCAGGCATGGATGCGTACGTCAGCAAACCGATTAAAATCGAGTCCATCATGCAGGTATTGGAGACCTATTACACCAAAAATAATCTCTAA
- a CDS encoding ABC transporter substrate-binding protein → MDTLHTHFIRLAGAEQLSFKLHEPVAVTIDSLSAALCCTPRNVKFIIRKLEEQGFIHWQPGRGRGHHSELTLLRSMNEALEASFTELLAKGKMKDAIELIGTIQMHDSLREQLMLSLHQQMGFHSHEETSSGQDILRIMRSRQLGDLDPAFVYTAFETYLLSQVCNTLITYDAKMESFRPALAHMWECSEDHRLWTFYLRKGVRFHNGRVMTSRDVQATLQRLIDVNSPSIWLYRDIERAEVAGDYCIKFVLRRPNRFFLHLFSCIRMTILPYDYNVANTLIGTGPFQISELNEDVLELTAFDAYYGIRPHLDQVHFWFVTDLSPNDRYYELPGTDRLSLTTGCEQTNSINYPALGCQYMLFNFHKEGIHHHPLFRQALRIVYDPVALVRDLGGNRITPASSFLPWRSAAQDWTAVSLDDARELLHSCGYRGETITLSYKHNKDADVAEWFQCRAQSIGMNISMHAVVDYFNSEETTNAQLILAEEILEEDWQYGMIHFFKNLSNHFHMCMSPVFLSQLDDKLDHFATLHRADRTTLLDEAEALLRDHCWILHGCHMNKQAELDQSIFGMQIAEFGYMDISQLWIKNP, encoded by the coding sequence ATGGATACCCTACATACACACTTTATAAGGCTCGCCGGGGCCGAACAGCTTTCGTTCAAGCTCCATGAACCTGTAGCGGTAACAATTGATAGCTTGTCCGCTGCCTTGTGCTGCACCCCTCGTAATGTGAAGTTCATTATTAGAAAATTGGAGGAGCAAGGCTTCATCCACTGGCAACCAGGCCGTGGTCGTGGGCACCATTCGGAGTTAACGTTGCTGCGTAGCATGAATGAAGCGCTGGAAGCGAGTTTTACCGAACTTCTCGCTAAAGGCAAAATGAAAGATGCCATTGAACTCATCGGAACCATTCAGATGCACGATTCACTGCGAGAACAGCTCATGCTCTCCCTCCATCAACAGATGGGATTTCACAGCCATGAGGAAACTTCCTCAGGTCAGGATATCCTGCGCATTATGAGGTCTCGCCAGTTAGGTGATCTGGACCCAGCCTTTGTTTATACTGCATTTGAAACCTATCTGCTGAGCCAGGTCTGTAATACATTAATCACTTATGATGCCAAGATGGAATCATTCCGGCCAGCATTGGCTCATATGTGGGAGTGCAGTGAGGACCATCGATTGTGGACCTTCTATCTCAGGAAAGGTGTACGTTTTCACAACGGTCGTGTCATGACGTCCCGGGATGTCCAAGCGACGTTGCAACGATTAATAGATGTGAATAGTCCGTCCATCTGGTTGTATCGGGATATCGAACGTGCGGAAGTAGCTGGCGATTACTGTATCAAGTTTGTTCTTCGTCGTCCTAATCGGTTCTTCTTGCATCTGTTCAGTTGTATTCGAATGACGATCCTGCCCTACGATTACAATGTAGCCAATACCTTAATAGGTACCGGTCCTTTTCAGATCTCTGAGCTGAATGAAGATGTGTTGGAACTTACCGCATTTGATGCCTACTACGGCATCCGGCCACATCTGGATCAAGTCCATTTCTGGTTTGTGACTGACCTGAGTCCGAATGATCGCTATTATGAGCTACCAGGTACTGATCGATTGAGTCTCACAACAGGCTGTGAACAGACCAACAGCATCAATTATCCGGCACTGGGTTGTCAGTATATGCTGTTTAATTTTCACAAGGAAGGCATCCATCATCATCCCCTATTTCGACAAGCCCTGCGTATCGTCTATGATCCGGTCGCGCTTGTCAGAGATCTCGGTGGTAATCGGATCACACCAGCCAGCAGCTTCCTTCCCTGGAGAAGTGCAGCCCAAGACTGGACAGCGGTTTCTCTTGACGATGCTCGTGAATTGCTGCATAGCTGTGGGTACCGGGGTGAGACGATAACTTTATCGTATAAGCATAATAAGGACGCAGACGTTGCGGAGTGGTTCCAATGTCGTGCGCAGTCCATCGGAATGAACATCAGCATGCACGCCGTTGTGGATTATTTCAACTCAGAGGAAACCACGAACGCCCAATTGATCTTGGCTGAAGAGATACTGGAGGAAGATTGGCAGTACGGCATGATTCATTTTTTCAAAAACCTGTCCAATCATTTTCATATGTGTATGTCCCCTGTATTCCTGTCTCAACTGGATGACAAACTGGATCATTTCGCAACGCTTCATCGGGCAGACCGCACAACGCTCCTGGATGAAGCTGAAGCCTTGCTACGTGATCACTGCTGGATCTTGCATGGCTGTCACATGAACAAGCAGGCTGAACTGGATCAGAGCATCTTCGGCATGCAGATAGCAGAATTCGGATATATGGACATCTCCCAATTGTGGATCAAAAATCCTTAG
- a CDS encoding MDR family MFS transporter: MKQYLRQIHPLAWTIIIGTMFGRLVTSMSIPFLSIYLTRVLEATPTQTGITVAVSSLAGVMVSFYGGYISDRIGRKIVMLISVFSWAGVFFIFSAAEHLWVFFVANTLNGLCRAVFEPTSRALLSDITSPQNKLLVFNLRYAAINLGVVFGPIIGFQLGSSESTFPFVISGLVYIAYGLVLFLQFKLQHANLPERHQATAPRLREALITTGRDRVFLPVLIGTTFCVLGYGHFSSTLAQYLARSPIFENGSQMFSYMLSLNAVTVLIIQYPLVRTFRNFPPLVPLIVGNLLVATSLMMVGIAEGVFMMMMSVILFTIGEVLLFTMMDMLIDRIAKPEWKGTYFGTIGFNNIGSVIAPVMGGLLLSQFGAENGLAVFVPIALTTALGVPFLLIAHRRLVVREKQTESTSLSV; encoded by the coding sequence ATGAAGCAATATTTAAGGCAAATTCACCCCTTGGCATGGACCATCATTATCGGAACCATGTTTGGACGTCTTGTGACGTCAATGAGTATCCCGTTTCTATCCATCTATCTGACACGTGTACTAGAGGCTACACCGACCCAGACCGGTATTACTGTGGCCGTTAGCTCGCTGGCAGGTGTAATGGTCAGCTTTTATGGAGGTTATATTTCGGACCGGATCGGGCGCAAAATCGTGATGTTAATCTCGGTATTTAGTTGGGCAGGTGTGTTTTTTATTTTTTCAGCAGCAGAGCATCTATGGGTGTTCTTTGTTGCCAATACGTTAAACGGATTATGCCGTGCAGTATTTGAGCCTACCTCCAGAGCCCTGTTATCGGATATTACTTCTCCGCAGAACAAATTGCTGGTGTTTAACCTCAGATATGCTGCAATTAATCTTGGTGTGGTCTTTGGGCCAATTATCGGATTTCAGCTGGGATCATCTGAATCAACGTTTCCGTTTGTGATTTCCGGCTTGGTATACATCGCATATGGACTTGTATTATTTCTGCAATTCAAGCTACAGCATGCCAATCTGCCAGAGCGTCATCAGGCAACCGCACCACGTTTGCGTGAAGCACTCATAACCACCGGTCGCGACCGGGTGTTTTTGCCAGTATTAATCGGTACCACATTTTGTGTTCTGGGTTACGGGCACTTTAGTTCTACGTTGGCACAGTACTTGGCGAGGAGCCCGATCTTTGAAAATGGAAGTCAGATGTTCTCGTACATGCTGTCCCTGAATGCGGTGACGGTACTGATTATTCAGTATCCGCTTGTGCGAACCTTCCGAAACTTTCCACCGCTTGTTCCTCTGATTGTAGGTAATCTGCTGGTCGCAACCAGTCTGATGATGGTCGGAATCGCTGAAGGTGTATTCATGATGATGATGAGTGTCATACTATTTACCATTGGGGAAGTATTGTTGTTCACGATGATGGATATGCTCATCGACCGGATTGCGAAGCCGGAATGGAAGGGGACGTATTTCGGAACTATCGGCTTCAATAATATTGGTAGTGTTATCGCTCCTGTAATGGGAGGGTTGTTGTTAAGTCAATTTGGAGCAGAGAATGGGCTCGCTGTTTTTGTACCGATTGCACTGACGACTGCACTGGGAGTACCTTTTCTTCTGATCGCACATAGACGTCTTGTTGTTAGAGAGAAGCAAACGGAGTCCACATCATTGAGTGTGTAG